The region CTGCAAATTGCTTGTCCAGATGGTAGCGGAGAGGCCGTAGTCGGTGCAGTTGGCGTATTGGATCACCTCTTCCTCGGTATCAAAAGGGGTGAGGGTAACTACCGGTCCAAAGATCTCCTCGGTGTTGGTGCGGCAGTTGTAAGGCAGGCCTTCAATAATAGTTGGGGCGATAAACCAACCGTTGCTGCAGCGCCCTTCTACCTGCACCTGGTGCCCACCGGTCAGGATGGTGCCGCCTTCCTGCTGAGCCAGCTCAATGTAAGAAAGTACCTTTTGCATGTGCTGCTCCGATACCACAGCGCCCAGTTTGGTGCCTTCTTCCATGGGGTCGCCTACTCGCATGGCTTTCACTTTCTCCACAAAGGTATCCCGGAACTGCTCGTACAGCGGGCGCTCGATAAAAATACGGGAACCACACAGGCAGATCTGCCCCTGGTTGGCAAAGGAGGAGTGGATGGAAGTATGGAGGGCATTGTTAAAGTCGCAGTCGGCAAAAATGATGTTCGGGTTCTTGCCGCCCAGCTCCAGCGAGAGTTTCTTGAACATAGGCGCCGCTGTGGCTGCAATGGTTCGGCCGGTGGCAGTGCCGCCAGTAAAGGAGATCACCGGAACTTTAGGATGTGCCGTGATGGCAGCGCCCACCTTCTGCCCATAGCCATGCACAATGTTGAGCACACCGGGCGGCAAGCCCGCCGCTATACAGATCTCCGAGAGCAGGTACGCCGTTAGGGGTGTTACTTCGGATGGTTTGGCTACCACACAGTTGCCCGCAGCCAGGGCAGGAGCAATCTTCCAGGTAAACAAGTATAAGGGCAGGTTCCAGGGCGAGATGCAGCCTGCCACGCCATGGGGGTGGCGCACGGTGTAGTTAATGGCCTCGGTGCCTTCCATGAAATGCGCCTCCGTGGCGAAATGCTGAATGGCCGTACCGTAAAAACGCATGTTGCTGCTGGCCCGCGGTATATCCACTGCCTTCGCCAGTTTCAAAGGTTTGCCGTTGTCCACAGATTCTGCCTCGGCCAGCCGATCCAGGTTTTGGTCTATCAGGTCAGCGATCTTCATCAGCAAACGGCCACGTTTTTCGGCTGGCGTGTTAGCCCATGCCGGGAAAGCCGCCAGTGCCGCCTGCACCGCCTGCTCCACGTCCAGCTCATCAGAGTCCGGTATAAGCGAATATACCTGGCCGGTTGCCGGGTTATAGTTGTCGATGTACTGACCTGCCACCGGTGCCACCAACTGGCCGTTTATGTAGTTCTGAATCTGCTGCATTTTACCTCCCCCTGCCCCCTCCTAAAAACAGGTGGGGGTGTCTTTAAGAGCCATTTTTTAATTAGCTTATACTACCTATTTACTGAAACACCCTCCCCTGTTTTTAGGGGAGGGTTGGGGAGGGGTATTACAAACACCCTGTTCTACCCCCATCCACCGGCACGTTAATGCCATTGATGTAGGCAGCGGCAGGTGTAGCCAGAAACGCAGCGGCAGCGGCTACTTCCTCAGGTTCAGCAAAGCGACGGGCAGGTATTTCCTGCATCATCTCTTCCTCCACAGCATCCACAGCCGCATCGGTTTTCTTTGCTTTGTTTTCGATGATGGACTCCAGGCGGCCGGTGCGGGTGGCGCCGGGCAGCACGTTGTTTACCGTGATGCCGAATGGGCCCAGCTCGTTGGCCATGGTTTTAGCCCAACTGGCCACCGCGCCACGAATGGTGTTCGAAACCCCCAATCCCTGTAGCGGCTGCTTCACCGAGGTGCTGATCACGTTGATGATGCGGCCATACTTTGCCTCCTTCATATGCGGAATCACGGCTTTGGCCAGCAGGTGGTTCGCGATCAGGTGCTGGTTAAAGGCAGCGGTAAACTCGTCGGTGATGGCCTCGGTAATCGGTCCGCCCGCCGGACCGCCGGTGTTGTTTACCAGGATGTGCACCTCAGGTTGGTCGTTGAGGTAGGCCTGCACGCGTATGTTCAGGTCGTAAGGGTCCGCAAAATCGGCGGTGATGTAGTCGTGCTGCTGCCCTTGCTGTGTGTCCAGTTCCTGGGCTACCTGCTGTAGTTTGTCCTCATGGCGGGCTATGAGCGTTACGCTTGCCCCCAGTTGTGCCAGTTCTATAGCTATTGCTTTGCCAATGCCCTGTGTGCTGCCACACACCAGGGCACGTTTGTTCTTCAGGTTTAAGTCCATAGGATAAATGTACGTAAATCTATACGAAGTAGCATAGCTATACTTATCCCGCAGCTATCATGTTTGCCGGAAAATGCGTACTTTCAAAATGTAAACCTCAAAATCAAAACTATGGCCATAACGAGACCTTTCAATTTTAAGAAGTGGATTGATGAGCACCGCCACCTGCTAAAGCCCCCGGTAGGCAACCAGCAAGTGTTTAAGGATAACGACGACTTTATCGTGATGGTGGTGGGCGGCCCCAACGCCCGCAAGGATTATCATTACGACGAGGGCGAGGAGTTTTTCTACCAACTGGAAGGCGATATCGTGCTCAAGATCATAGAGGATGGCAAGCCGGTGGATATCCCGATAAAGGAAGGCGAGATTTTCCTGCTGCCGCCGCGCGTGCCGCACTCGCCGCAGCGCCCGGCCAACACGGTGGGCCTGGTGATGGAGCGTTACCGCAAGCCCGGCGAGCAAGACGGCTTCCTGTGGTTCTGCGAGAACTGCGGCAACAAGCTGTATGAGGAGTACGCCGACGTAAGCGATATTGTAGGGCAACTGCCGGTTATCATGAGCCACTTCTGGGACAGCATGGAGCACCGCACCTGCAACAACTGCGGCACCGTGATGGAGCCGCCTGCCAAACCAGTTGAGGCTGCTAAATAACATATGCATCACCCTGAGCTGTTCTCCAGCCGCCTTCGGCTTCGCCTGATACAGCCTTCAGATGCAGACTTTATACTTCGGGGACTGTCCGACAGGCGGGTGACGCAGTACTACGCGGTGCACTACAATACGCTGGAGGAAGTAGAGCAGGAGCAAATGCCGTTTTACCAGAGCCTGCTGCAGAGCGGCACAGGCGCCTGGTGGACCTTCTCTTTAAAGGAGGATGATACGCTGCTAGGGGCCTGTGGCCTGAATAACCTGGAGGAGGTGCACCGGAAAGGCCAGATTGGTTTCTGGCTGCTGCCGGAGCATTGGGGCAATGGCTATATTCCGGAGGCTGCCGAAGCTGTTCTGAAGTATGGTTTTGCACAGCTGGACCTCAACCGCATCGAAGCCATTGTGGAAGGCGGCAATAACCAGTCAGCGAAAGTGCTGCAAAAGCTGGGCTTTACCTGTGAGGGCAGGCTGCGCGAGCGCGAGATCAAAAACGGCCGCTTCATCGATCTGCTATACTTTGGCCTGCTCCGCAAAGACAGGCAACAGCAAGTATAAGCTTTCGCGCCGTAGGTGCGTAAAAAGTATAAAATGATTATCTTGTTGGATTGCCCGACAGAGTCATACACCGTATAGCCGCATTTTCGTTCGTTTTTACCATGCAAGAGAAGAAGCCCATACTTACTGCTGATAACCTGCTGAAGATCGACATCCATACGCATATCCTGCCCGCTACCTGGCCAAACCTGCGCGAGCGATATGGCTATGGCGGCTTTGTACGGCTGGAGCACCACAAGCCCTGCTGCGCCCGCATGATGATGGACGACAAGTTCTTCCGCGAGATACAGGATAACTGCTGGGACCCCAGGGTGCGCATGCACGAGTGCAGCCGCCATCGGGTAGGGGTGCAGGTGTTGAGCACGGTGCCGGTCATGTTTAACTATTGGGCAAGGCCGGAGCACACGTACGATCTCTCGCAGATTCTGAATGACCACATTGCCGGTATTGTAGCTGATTACCCCGACCGCTTCATAGGCTTGGGCACCATCCCGATGCAGGACACCGACCTGGCTATAAAGGAGCTGGAGCGCTGCGTAAAGGAGCTGGGCATGCCAGGCATTCAGATCGGCACGAACATAAACGGCTGTAACCTCGACGAGCCGAAGCTTTTTCCTGTTTTTGAGGCGGCCGAGGAGTTGGGAGCGGCCATTTTTGTTCACCCCTGGGACATGCTGGGCAAAGACCGTACGGGCAAGTACTGGATGCCCTGGCTGGTCGGCATGCCCGCCGAGACAACGGTGGCTATCTGCTCTATGATCTTCGGAGGCGTGTTCGAGCGCCTGCCGAAGTTGCGTGTGGCCTTCGCGCATGGCGGCGGCTCTTTTCCGGCAACCATCGGTCGCATTGCCCACGGCTTCGAGGTGCGCCCCGATCTGTGTGCTGTGGATAACAACGTAAATCCTCGCGAGTACCTCGGCAAGTTCTACCTAGATTCACTGGTGCACGACCCGCTGATGCTGGAGTACCTTGTAAACCTTGTTGGTGCGGATAAAATAGCCCTCGGCACCGACTACCCTTTTCCGTTGGGCGAGCTGGAGCCCGGCAAGCTCATCGAATCCATGCCGTACGACCTGGCTACCAAAGAACGTATGCTCAGCGGCACTGCCCTAGAGTGGCTAAACCTGGAGCGCGAGCAGTTTGTAAAGAGCAGCGCTGCAGTGGGCCTGCCAAAGGATCAGAAAGTATAATCTGCCAGAGTCAGGAATTGAGGGCTACGTGTCGTGCCCAACCACCTCTAGCTCCATTTCTCCCCTCCCCAACCCTCCCCTAAAAACAGGGGAGGGAGCCTGTAATTACTTTTGCCAAAGTATAAATTCCATAGCTGCTGCCTTCGCGCGGACAGGTCGCGACCTGTCCCTACAAGTATAAACCCACCCCTAGCCGCTCCCAAGAGGGAAATTTTCAGCAGACGATTACATCCCCTTGCCCCCTTCGAAGGGGGACTTATACTTGTTCCATAGCAATGGCAGCAGCTATCGAACTTGATCCCAGTCTTTGGGTTGAGCGCCTATGCGAGTTTTTCCGGTGATGAGCGCAAGCGAGGCAGCCCGAGGTACGAGGGCAGGAAAAGCTCCCAGCGCGATGCCCGAGGACGAGCCCTCTCGGGCTGGAGAGCAGAAAGGATACTATGGAACAAGTTGGTTGTAAAGCCGTGGATGAACGGGAGCTAGAAAGGATAGCTCGTGTCAAGTTGCGGGAAGCAGCGGCTGTGGAAGTGTAAACGCTACAGAAGATAGCAACCAGCAAGTATAGCCAAGGCAAGCCCGAGCATAAGATGAGCAGCAGCTACGGCACCAGAAAGCAGCTACCACCCTAAACCAAGATCAAACCATCAGAAGAAACTACAGATTCTATTGTTTTGCCTGTTAAATTTTATACTTTGGCTAAATATTTGCTCGTTCTTAAAGTATACAATTCAACCTTTTATCTATGCGTAACTTACTCTTTAGCTTACTCTTTGTGGGGGCTTTTGCCACGGCTGCACATGCCCAGAAAGAGTTTGCCCATATAGAATTACCCATGAACCGCGCAGAGGATCTCGTGTCCGTGGCAGATGACGAGGGCAACGTGGTGGTATACTTTTACCAGGGCGGAAACCTGAACTTCGCAATGATCTCACCCACGGGGGAGAAGCTGGCGCAGCACGAGATTCCGTACCGGCACTCCAAAGACCCGCAGGTGATGGGCACCCGCGTAACAGCGGATGAATTCATTTTCTACAGCCGCTATACCAATGGCCGTCGCGAATATGTGCGCCCGTTCGCCATTAGCCGCCATACCGGTGCTTTCCGCAGCATACAGGATGTGCAGCTGAAGCTGGAGCGCAATGTCACGTTTGTGGGCGGTTTCGGGGATGAGGACCATTTCTACATGCTCTACACCGACAAAGACAGCAACCTGCACCTGTACCGCGACTCGGACGACAACGTAGCTACGATGGATTACAAGCTGTTTAAGGCAGAGCAGATGCCCCGCACCCGCGACCGCTACGCCCGCGAGTCGGGCATGATCTACGTGCACCCGGACCTGGAGCGAAATGTGTTCACGGGCCACCACCGCAGCAAGATCTACTCGCGCGGCGATAAACTGCACATGATCTTCGACGGATACTCGCTGCGGGGCAAACCATCTAAAGAAACCACCACCGAGATCCTGACGCTGGACTGGAATACCGGAAAGTCCGAGTACCGCACACTACCGGTTATAGAGCAGCGCAACGAGCCCAGCTTTAACTCTTTCCTGCACCAGGATAAGCTTTTCAGGGTGAACCTGGAGAAAGACAAACTGAAGCTGACGGCCTACGACTTTAACACGCTGCAACCCCTGAAAGAGTATACTTTCACGGATAAGGAGCAACTGGCGCTGGCCTCTACGCCGGTGTACCAGCGCGGTGCAGGCGGTTTGTTCTCGTCTGGGTATGAGGTGATAGAGAAGGAGGACAAGGTGATGAAGAACCTGGCCAGCGGCGTGCCTGCCATCACGGTGGATACCTACAGCGACAGCACCTTGCAGCTTACCATCGGCTCCTACAAAGCGCCAACAGAGCGCAGCAACCGCAACGACCGCAGCCGCATGGTGCGTACCCCGGACCGTTACGTGCGCACATCGCGCGGGCTGATGCTGATCCCCGGCCGCTGGACACCGGCTTACAACATCCCGACCTATTACCTGAACTCACCCTACTACAGCCGCTATTTCTACGACCCATGGGGGCAGGGCGGCAACATGCCAACAGGCCCGGGGGTTAGCACCTACTTCCACTCCGTGCTGGACGCCAACAGCCTGGCAAAGGTAGAGCAGGAGGGCGATGTGGAGGTGCTGCAGGAGCGCGTGGAGGAGTATGAGCGCAGCCTTAAACCGGAGCCTGAGTTTCAGACGATCTACCGCTACGGCGACAAACTACACTACGGCTACTACGACCGCAAGGCACGTACATTCCGGATCGTGGAGTTTGCCCATGGCCAGGAGCCAGCTCAGCAGCCTGCACAGGAATAATCAGACCATAGTTTTGTGTATAAAAATGGCCGCCAGTGTTTGCTGGCGGCCATTTTTTATAGGTGTCAGGAATAAAACTAGTTCTGCTTCTCCTGCATCAGTTGGTCTACGCGCTGCTGCACGGCTTGGTCCTGGCGGTAGGCAAGCATGATCTGCTCAAACTTCTCCAGCGTCATGCCCTCCTGCTGTATGGCTGCTTCCAAGTCTTTCTGAAGGGCTGGCTGCATCTCCATCATGCGCTGCGCCGCATTGTTAAAGGCTGCCATCTCTTCCGGGGTTGCCTCCACCTCGCTTAGCTTTTGCTGCTGGTGCGCCTGTGCCATCTGGTTAAACTTGTCCACGCTCAACTTCTCTTCCTCCAGAATGCCCATCATGGCTTTTTCGCCTTCCTGCTGCACAGTCATCAGGCGGGCGCTGGCATCGGCAAACTGCTGCAGGTCCGCGTCGGAGAAGTTCTGTGGCTGGGCCTGCTGGGTTGGCGGAGCGGTTTGTTGTGCCATAGCGGCAGGTGCTGCCAGTGCAGCACCACATATAAGCGCGGCAAAGGCTGCGCCTTTAAGGTTTTGCTTAAGATTCATAAAGTGGGGGATTTGTTTTAAGGTGTGAAAAGAAGGTTCAGAGCCAACTATAGCGTTGGGCTCAGGGATTTATACATACGAAGTGTGGAAATTGTTGTGCGGCCGCAGGCAAGTATAGCCCAGGCTTCTGAGCAGCAGGATACAGCCAAGCAACGGGAACGGCTACTGCACACACATATGGCCTCGGGTTTACACCGGGAGGGGCAGGAGTTATACTTCTGCTCTTAAAACAAAAGAGACGCTATGTCTTGCGTCTCTACCGGTTCGTCGATCTACAAAGGCGGTGGTTATGCTTCTGCCGCAGCGTTGTACTTCTTTAGCCTCTCTTTCTGGACGAGTTGCTTCTCCAGCAGCTTCTGAACTTCGGGCTTGTCGTAATCCTCTATACGCTGAATGTGCTTCATCACCTTCTTCATAATCTTGTCCTGCTGCTGACCCGTCTCCAAGGCGTAGGAGTAGGGCAGGTCGGTGAAGGTAACCATGGAGTAGAGCGGGATCCACTTATCCGGGTATTGTGCGGAGATTTTGCCCTCGATCTTTTTGCGTAGCAGGAAGCGCGGATCAGCCACCTTGTCGCGCATTTCGATAAAATTCATTACGGCCAGGTCGGCGATGGCGTCGGCGTTAGGTTTGCGGCGGCGCTCGAAAGCCCTGAAAAGTGCGTCCCAGTCATCCCCCTCAAAGCCGTGCAGCATCTGGTCCAGTACCGTGATGTCCTCGAAGCCGGCATTCATCCCTTGCCCGTAGAAAGGCACCACCGCATGGCTGGCATCCCCAATCAGCAGCGATTTACCCTCGTAGCTCCAGGGAAAGCATTTAACCGTAATCAGCGAGCCGATGGGGTTTGTGAAATAATCCTGCGTCAGGGTAGGCATCAGCGGCACCGCATCCGGGAACACCTCCTGGAAGAAAGCCAGCAGGTCACTCTCATTTTTGATGGCGGCAAAAGACTGCTCGCCTTCATAGGGGAAGAACAAGGTGCAGGTAAAGCTGCCGTCTATGTTGGGCAGGGCGATCATCATGTACTTGCCCCGTGGCCAGATGTGCAGGGCATTCTTCTCGATGGCCCAGCCACCATCGGCAGCAGGTGGAATGGAAAGCTCCTTATAGCCATACTCCAGGTAGCTCTGCTCATAGTTAAAACGCTCTGTCTTCTGCATGGCGCCACGCACCACGGAGAAAGCCCCATCCGCCCCAAAGAGCAAGTCCGGCTGCACCGTCTCGACCTCGCCTGTTTCCAGGTTGCGCAACTGCACCTCGTTGGTGCGCAGGTTCACGTCCATGGCCTGGCGGCTGAAGTGGTAGGTGATGTCGGGGTTCGGCTCCGAGAGGTTCATCAGTGCTGCGTTCAGCCCGCTTCTAGACACCGAGTAAATGGACTGCCCTTCTTTGCCATACGGCTGGAAGGTAAGGGTGCCCTGCTCGTCGTGCATCATGCGGCCGTGCATGGGTATGGCCACCTGGCGCACGTCCTCCTCTATGCCTATGCCTCGTAAAGCGCGCCAGCCGCGGTCGCTGAGGGCGAGGTTAATGGAACGGCCGCCATCCACTATGTTCTTACGCAGGTCAGGGCGGCGCTCGTACAGGTCTACCTTGTGGCCGCGTTTGGCCAGGTACAGAGACAGCAGCGAGCCGACCAAACCAGCTCCCATAATGGCGATGTTCTTTTTCTCGGTCATAGTATATCGGGGCAGAGCCTCTTGGTACTGTAAAATAACGGTTTCTGGACCGTATTGGCAAGTGTGCTAGCCTTTCACGCAGCGGAACGTGAGGTTGATGCGAGGTTGTACGGCTTTGGCCGTTTTAGGGACGTGGTGGAGCCAACGGTGCTGCGTAGGCCCCTGCATAAGCAGCAAACTGCCGTGAGAAAGTATAAGCGGAACGGGCTTTAGGTCTTTGCGGGTGCGGTGCCTGAAGGCGAAGCGGCGCTCGCCGCCAAAACTCAGACTGGCGATACTTGGTTGCTGCCCTAACTCCGGCTCGTTGTCTGCGTGCCAGCCCATACTATCCTGGCCGGTGCGGTAGAGGTTGAGCAACACACTATTATACTTCTGGCCACAGGCCTGCTCCACCTTTCCGCGTAGTTCCTGCAGCACCGGCAGCCACGGCTGCGGCTTGTTTTGCAGCCCCGAGTAAGTGTAAGCCTTATCGCCATACCAGGCCGTGAGGCGGGGCATGGGCAGCTGGCGGCCGAACATTTTTATACTTTCCTGCTGCCAGTTTACTTCCTGCAGCAGGCGCTCAAAGTATACATCGTTTTCCGGGGCAGGTATAAAAGCCGCGGTAAAGTATACTTCGGCATCGGGAAGGGGCAGCTGTTGCCATTGCTCGTTGCTATAGTTCATACATACAGTATAAAGTTCGGTGCTTGCTTTAAAAGATTTCATCGGGGGTTTGGTCGGAATCCAGCACCGGGCGGCCGCTCTTTTTGCGCTCCCGGTCCAGCATCTGGATGGCTTTTGTGGCTGTTAAACCGTGTAATACAATCGACACCATAACGATAAATGCTACGATCGACCACAGCTCGTTAGCCTCGGGCAAATCTACTTTATTCAATGCAAAGGAAAGGTAAAAGAAGGAGCCGATACCCCGAATGCCAAAAAAGCTCACGGCAAGCCTCTCTTTTGTTGTGGAGAGAGTGCCCAGCATACTCGGGAAAGCAGTGGCGGGCCTGATAACGAACAGCAGGGCAAGCCCGATAAGTGCTCCCTTCCAGGTGAGGTAGTCGAGGATGCCGGTTACAAGGCTTCCCCCAAACAGGATTAACAGGACCACCATGATGATGCGTTCGACCTGATTTACAAAATCATGCATCTGCTGGTGGTACTCATGCTCTTCCTCTATGCTGCTCATGGTAAGGGCCGCCGCAAAAACGGCGATAAAGCCATACCCGTGCAGCATTTCCGTAATGCCGTAGGTAACCAATGTGGCGGAGAGGGCAAGGAAGCCGTGCTGTGCCCTCGGGAAATTTGTCTTTTCAGGCATCCTAAAGATCAGGTAAGCCAGCCCACGCCCGATCAGGTAGCCGGTGCCTGCCCCCACTACCACCCGGTAGAGGAGGTCGCGCAGCAGCCAGTCGGTAAACCAGCCGCCGCCTTCCTGTGCCGCGAGGGCCAGCACCACTGCCAGCCAGGTGAAGGGAAACGCAGAGCCGTCGTTTAGGCCGGCTTCTGCCGTTAGCGAGAACCGTACCACATCCTCCTCCGGGTCATTCGGAGGGCCCACCTGTACCTGTTCTGCCAGCACAGGGTCGGTAGGCGCCAGTGCCGCACCCAGCAGTACGGCACCTGCCACCGAAAAGCCCATTATACTCCAGCCCAGCAGGGCTATGGCGGCAATGCACAGCAACATCGTAATACTTACCAGGCGCAATGGAATCCGCCACCGCTTTAAGCCAAACTTCCGCCGGATTTTAAGCCCGGTTCCCATCAGCGAAATAATGACGCTAAGCTCAGTGAGCCGCACCACATGGTCTTCCCGCCAGAGCGGATCGGGGGTAGGCAAGCCCAGTGGCAGCAGGTACAGCAGCACCCCCAGGAGCAGAAACACGACCGGGTAGGAGATAAACGTTTTCTCCAGAATCGTCGGAATCCAGGTCATAGCAAGAGCTGCCACCCCAATTACTGTCATGGCCACTATGTAATCATCCATAAGAAATGGTATCTTTTAAGGCTGTGCCCGTCCTCTGGTACAGTAGTTTGCCTGCTGAGGTTATCTTGTTTCAGCCTAAAGTATAAGTTGCAGCGGTATTTGATTCTGCCGTAAAATTTGTATTTTGAAATCTAAACTATATCCTTTGGAAGCATTAGAAGAATTTTTAGTAGCGTTTAGCGATGCTGCATGGGGAATGCCGCTGCTTATCCTGCTAATGGGTGGCGGGTTTTATTTTATGATTTATTCCGGCTTCCTGCCGTTCCGCTACTTGGGCCATGCCGTTAACGTGATCCGGGGCAAATACGATGACCCGAACGATCCAGGCGACATCAGCCATTTCGAGGCCCTTTCGAGTGCGCTGGCAGCCACGGTGGGCATGGGTAACATCAGCGGTGTGGCCGTGGCCATCGCCATTGGCGGCCCCGGTGTATTGTTCTGGATGTGGGTGAGCGCCTTTGTGGGCATGGCTACTAAGTTCTTTACCTGCTCTTTGTCTATCATGTACCGTGGCCGCGACAGCTACGGGCATATAGAGGGCGGCCCGATGTATGTGGTGCTCCATGGGCTAGGGCGCAAGTGGAAGCCGCTGGCTGTGTTCTTTTCCGTTGCCGGCCTGTTTGGCACGCTCCCTGTCTTCACCAGCAATCAGCTGACGCAGGTTATCCGCGAGGTAGTATTAATACCCAATGGCATTGCCACTACCAACACCTTTGCCTGGAACCTGGGTATAGGCGTGGCGCTGGTGATCATCACCTCGCTGGTGATTTTTGGAGGTATAAAGCGTATTGGCCATGTGGCCGGCAAAATGGTGCCTAGTATGGTGGTGTTGTACATGCTGGCAGTGCTTTATATCATGGCCATGAACTATGCCAGTATACCTGGCGCTTTCGGGTTGATATTTGAAGATGCGTTTACGGCTAACTCCGTGTTGGGAGGGGCGGTTGGAGCCATTATTATTGCCGGGGCGCGGCGAGCCTCTTTCTCTAACGAAGCGGGCATCGGCACAGCCGACATGATGCACGGCGCCGCCAAAACCGATGAGCCTATTCGGGAGGGGCTGGTTGCCATGCTGGGGCCGCTCATCGATACCATTGTGGTCTGTACCCTAACCGGCCTTGCCATTATCGTTACAGGCACGTGGCAGGACCCTGATAAAAACGGCGTGGGCATAACAGTGCACGCCTTCGACACTGCCATGCCCACCGTTGGCTCGTACGTGTTA is a window of Pontibacter kalidii DNA encoding:
- a CDS encoding alanine/glycine:cation symporter family protein, which translates into the protein MEALEEFLVAFSDAAWGMPLLILLMGGGFYFMIYSGFLPFRYLGHAVNVIRGKYDDPNDPGDISHFEALSSALAATVGMGNISGVAVAIAIGGPGVLFWMWVSAFVGMATKFFTCSLSIMYRGRDSYGHIEGGPMYVVLHGLGRKWKPLAVFFSVAGLFGTLPVFTSNQLTQVIREVVLIPNGIATTNTFAWNLGIGVALVIITSLVIFGGIKRIGHVAGKMVPSMVVLYMLAVLYIMAMNYASIPGAFGLIFEDAFTANSVLGGAVGAIIIAGARRASFSNEAGIGTADMMHGAAKTDEPIREGLVAMLGPLIDTIVVCTLTGLAIIVTGTWQDPDKNGVGITVHAFDTAMPTVGSYVLVVCVLIFAFTSLFSYSYYGTKCFSFLFGAKYKHYYNYFYVITIIFGATASITAVLALIDGMYAMMAIPTMTSGLLLSPRVMAAAKDYFKRMREFREEAKLKEVREVKS